Below is a window of Nocardioides sp. S-1144 DNA.
TCGAGCGGTTCTGGCGGGCCAGCAGCGACGACGTCGACGACCCGAACCCCTGGCTCGCCGGCATGATGCGGGCGCCGGTCGTGATCCTCCCGTGCAGCAGCAAGGACGCCTACCTCGACCGCTACGCCGAGCCCGACAAGGGCTGGACCGACCGCGACGAGGCCCGCTGGCCCCTCCCGTTCTGGCACATGGACGCCGCCATGGCGTCGCTGCTGATCCTGCAGACCGTCACCGACGCCGGACTCGGCGCCTGCTTCTTCGGGGTCGTCCCGGAGCGCGCCGGCGACGTCCGCGAGGAGTTCGCGATCCCGCCCGACCACGACCCGGTCGGCGTCATCACCGTCGGCCACCCCCGGCCGGGCGGCGCGAAGGGGTCACCGAGCCGGCGCGAGCGGCGGCCCTGGCAGGAGTCCGTCCGTCGTGGGGGCTGGCCGCGCTGACGGCACCGGCGCGGCCACCGGGCCGCGGCACGTCGAGGCGAACGCCGCGCCCAGCAGCCGGTTGAGGGCGACGTACGCGGGCTGCTCGGGGTCGGCGTACTGCCGCCCGGTCAGCGCGGCGGTCACCCGGCGGCGCCCGTCGCGCGAGCTGAACGACAGCGTGTGCGTGCCGAACGAGGCGCCGTCGTGGCCGAAGAGCCACCTCCCGGGCCGGCACGGGTCCGGGATCCGGTAGCTGCCGTAGCCGTAGGCCACGCCGATCCCGGCCGGGTCGTCGGCGCGGGTGACCGTGGAGCGCATGGTGTCGACCAGCCGCGGGGCGAGCAGGCGGCCGCGCGACAGCGCCACCTGGAACCGGTTCAGGTCACGCGTGGTGGTGAGCAGCGCGCCGGCGGCGGAGAACATGGTCGGGTTGAACGAGCCCAGGTCGAGCGGACGGCGTCCGCCGAGGTCGGCGTACTCGCGCAGGCGCGGCGCGGGCATCCGCCGGCCGACCGCCCAGGTGCTCTCGGTCATCCGCGCCGGCCGCAGGATCCGCTGCTGCGCGAGGGCGGTGAGCGAGCGGCCGGTGGCCCTGCGCAGCATCAGCCCGACGATGACGTAGCCGGTGTTGGAGTAGCCGAACGAGGTGCCGGGCTCGAAGAGCCAGGGCAGCTGCTTGGCGACACCCACCAGCTCGCGGTCGGTGCGGCGCGGGCTGATCGCGGCGAGGAACCTCGCGTTCGTCGTGGCGTCGGCCACCAGCGCCGCCAGGTAGTCGGGCACGCCGCTGCGGTGGCTGAGCAGCTCGCCGAGCGTGACGTCGGACCGGGCCGGCCACAGCCCCGGCAGCACGTCGCCGATCGTCGTCCCGAGCGTCCACCGGCCGCGCTGCACCTGCTGCAGGGCCAGGACGGCCGTGAGCTGCTTGGTCACGCTCGCGGCCCGGAAGCGCGCCTGGTCGGACGCCGCCCGGCGGGGCGCGAGCCGGGCGGACCCGGCGGAGCCACCCGAGCGGTCGCCGCGGTCGACCACCTCGAACGTCGCCGCCACGGCACCGGCCCGGACGACGCGGCGCAGCGCCTGGCGCAGCCGGGGACCGGGCGGCGGCGCCGGCGCGGCCTCCCCCGACGTCGCCGCGGCACCACGAGGTGCGGGCTCGGCGGTCGCGGGTCCGGCGGTCGCGGGAGCGACCAGCGCTCCGCTCGTGACGAGCGCGGCGGCCACCGCGGCGCCCAGGGTCGTCCTCCAGCACTGGCTGCGTCGGCGCATCGCATCTCTCCCGGGACGTGGTGTGCCCCAGGACTACCAGACCGCCGGTGACGAGCCGGGCCGGAGGGTGCGGGCGAGCAGCTGCTGCAGCGCGGCGAAGTGCCGCTCGGCCGCGGCCTCGTCGTACATCGCGGTGTCGGCCATCGTGTAGCCGTGCGGCGCGCCCGCGTAGACCTCGTTGGTCGCCTCGAGCCCGTGCTGCTCGAGCGTCGCGCCCAGGGTCGCGACCGCCTCGGGCGGCATCGATCCGTCGTGGTCGGCGTGCCCGAACACGAAGGCGGCCCGGGCCGACCCGAGCCCGGCGTGCGGGCTGTCGGGCTCGTCGGTGACCAGGCCGCCGCCGTGGAAGCCGCCGCACGCGACGACGTCGCCGGGGTGGCCGGTCGCGGCCCGGACGGCGAGCCGGGCGCCCATGCAGTAGCCGGTCACCCCGATCGGGCCGGCGTCGACCCCCTCGAGACCGCGCAGGGCGGCGACGTACGCCGCGATGTCGGGCACCGCCAGGTCGGCGGTGAGCCGGCCCACGCGCGGCATGGCGGCGGCGAAGAACTCCTCGCGGGCACCCGGCTCGGTCAGGTCGCGGTGCGGCCCGACCGCGTCGACGTCGCCCTCGCGGTGGAAGACGTTCGGGGCCAGCACGACGTAGCCCCAGGAGGCGATCCGGTCGCACATCGCCGCGATCTGCGGACGCAGCCCGATCGCGTCCATGAAGAACAGCACGCCCGGGCCGGCACCGGCCGGGGGCCGGGCGAGGTGGGCCTGCGCGGTACCGGTGGGGACGGCGATCTCGGTCAGCTCCATGCCCCGACCGTAGGACGTCGGCCCTCACCCCCACGGTCGTCGGCGGTGGGAATCTCCCCGGCCCCGGGGCAGACTGGTCGGGCGGGGAGACCACCGACCCCGCGCGAGGAGAGTCTCGGAGGTCGACGTGGACGAGAAGGACGAGCAGGTCGAGGGCCGCGACGTGCGCACCGGACGGAGCGCGGCGGCCGCGCGGATGGCCCAGCAGCACCTGTGGGTCGACGAGCAGGTCCGGCGCGCGATGGAGCGCGGCGAGTTCGACGACCTGCCCGGCGCCGGCAAGCCGATCGAGGGCCTCGGCGGCGACCACGACCCCGACTGGTGGCTGAAGAAGCTCGTCGAGCGCGAGAACATCGCCGTCCTGCCGATGTCGGTCCAGCTCCGCAAGGAGGACGCCGACCTCGACGACCGGCTCGACAAGATCGCCTTCGAGGCCGAGGTGCGCCGCGTCCTGGTCGACTTCAACCAGCGCGTGGTCGCCGCCCGGTACCGCGCGCCGGAGGGCCCGCCCCTGGTGACGATGCCGCGCGACGTCGACGCGACCGTCGCGGCCTGGGCCGGGCGCCGCGCGGAGCGCCGGGCCGCGGCCCGCGCCCGCGCCGAGCAGGCGGCGTCCGAGGCCCGACCGCGGCGCTGGTGGCAGCGGCGGCCGGGCTCGCGGGACGGCTCCTGAGGCGCGCGGGGAGAGATCGGTCATATCCCTGCGCGGTGAACGGCTGCTAACTTCCGCGACATGCCCGCCTCCCAGAGCGCCAAGGACTTCTTCCGACCGCTGGCGGTCGGCGCACCGACGCCGCTGACCGAGATCCCGTTCCGCCCGAGCCGGGCGATCCACTTCTTCGACCCCAGCAACCCGAAGATGGCCGCGAAGATCCCGGCCATGGTCGGCACCGTCGACGTGCTGCTCGGCAACCTCGAGGACGCCGTCAAGGCCGACAACAAGGTCGCCGCCCGCGAGGGCCTGGTGCGGATCGGCCAGGAGACCGAGGGCCTCGGCGGCGGTGGTCCCACCCAGCTCTGGACCCGCATCAACTCCCTCGACAGCCCCTGGGCGCTCGACGACCTCACCACGCTGGTGCCGGCGATCGGCGACCGGCTGGACGTCGTCATGGTGCCGAAGGTGCAGGGCGCCGAGGACATCCACTACGTCGATCGGCTGCTCGCCCAGCTCGAGGCCCGGGCCGGGCTCGACCGGCCGATCCTGGTGCACGCGATCCTGGAGACCGCCCGCGGCGTCGCCAACGTCGAGGAGATCTGCGGCGCCTCGCCGCGCATGCAGGGCCTCTCGCTCGGCCCGGCCGACCTCGCGGCCGACCGCCGGATGAAGACCACCCGCGTCGGCGGCGGCCACCCGGGCTACCTCGTGCGCCAGGACCCGCCGATCGACGAGCTCGGCGTCGCCCAGGTCGAGGCGGCCCGCGCGACGCACCAGCAGGACCTGTGGCACTACACGATCGCGCGGATGGTCGACGCCTGCGCGATGCACGGCATCTACCCCTACTACGGCCCGTTCGGCGACATCGCCGACACCGTGGCCTGCGAGGACCAGTTCCGCAACGCGTTCCTGCTCGGCTGCGTCGGCACGTGGAGCCTGCACCCGAAGCAGATCGCCATCGCCAACCGTGTCTTCTCCCCCTCCGTCGAGGACGTCGCGCACGCCCGGCGCGTCGCCGCCGCGATGGGCGACGGCACCGGCGCGGTCATGCTCGACGGCAAGATGGAGGACGACGCCTCGCTCAAGCAGTGCCTGGTGATGGTCGAGCTCGCCGAGCAGCTCGCGGCGATCGATCCCGAGCTGAGGGCGGCCTACGACGCCATCCCGAGCGGCGAGGAGGCCTGACGTGGGCGCCTTCACCCCGCTGCGCTCGGTCCTCTACATGCCCGGCTCCAACGCCCGGGCGCTCGAGAAGGCCCGGTCGATCCCCTGCGACGGGCTGATCCTCGACCTCGAGGACGCCGTCGCGCCCGACGCCAAGGCCGCCGCCCGCGACGCCGCGTGCGCGGCCGCGGCGTCCGGCGGGTACGGCCGCCGCACCGTCACGATCCGGGTCAACGGGATCGGCACCGAGTGGCACGACGCCGACCTCGCGGCGGCCAGCGCCGCCGGTCCGGCCGCGGTCGTCGTCCCCAAGGTCGACAGCGCCGCCGCGGTGCAGGGCCTGGTCGCGGCGATGGAGCGGGCCGGCGCGCCCGACCACACGAAGCTCTGGGCGATGGTGGAGACCCCCGCCGCGATCCTCGACGCGCTGGCCATCGCGCGCGCCTCCGAGCGGCTCACGGTGCTGGTGCTCGGCACCAACGACCTGGTCAAGGAGCTGTACGCCGAGCACGTGCCCGGCCGCGCGCCGATCCTCCCGTCGCTGCACACCGTGCTGCTCGCGGCCCGCGCCGCCGGCATCGCGGTCCTCGACGGCGTCCACAACGACGTGAAGGACACCGAGGGGTTCCTCGCCGAGTGCGACCAGGGCCGCCAGATGGGCTTCGACGGCAAGACGCTCATCCACCCCGGGCAGGTCGACGGCGCCAACGCGGCGTTCGCGCCGTCGGCGCAGGCCGTCGAGGACGCCCGCGGCCTGGTCGCCGCCTGGGGGGCCGGCGCCGGGTCGGGCGTGGTGACCTTCCACGGCCGGATGGTGGAGAACCTGCACGTCGAGTCCGCCCGCCGCACGCTGTCGATCGCCGAGGCGGTCGCCGCGCTCGAGGGCTGAGGCCGGGACACGTCGTACAAGCACGTACACCACGGAACCCGACGAGCACCTCCCCGCCTGGACCGGCCGGGGCGGACGCCGTCGTGTACGTGGTTGTACGACGGCCCCCGCTCCAGCCTCTCGGGCCCGCTGGCAGGGTGGCCCCGTGCACCTCGTGTTCCTCTTCGGGCCGCAGGCCGTCGGCAAGATGACGGTCGGGCGCGAGCTGGCCAGGCTGACGCCGTACCGGCTGTTCCACAACCACGCGACCATCGAGCCGCTTCTCGAGGTCTTCGAGTGGGACGACCCGGGGTTCCAGCGGCTCAAGGAGGAGTTCCGGCGCCGGGTGGTCGAGGAGGCCCTCGCGAGCGGGCTGCCGGGCCTCGTCCTCACCTACGTCTGGGCGCTCGACGTCGCCGAGGACACCGCGGCGGTCGAGCGTCTGACCGCGCCGGTGCTGGCGGCCGGGGGCCGGGTCGACCACGTGGAGCTGTACGCCGACGTCGACACCCGCCTCGGGCGCGAGGGCACCCCGCTGCGGCTCGAGGCCAAGCCCTCCAAGCGCGACGTCGAGTGGCAGCGTGCCCACCTCCTCGAGTGGGGTCGCGAGTACCGGCTGAGCACCGGACCCGACCAGCCGTTCCCGCTCGACGCCCCGCACCACCGCGTCGACAACACCGACCTGTCGCCCACGGCGGCGGCCCGCCGGATCGTCGACCTGCTCGGCCTCCCGCTGCGCTGACCGCTCTCCGGCACCCGACCGGGGGCTGAGTCGGGCGGGCTCAGCCCCAGAGCTCGCGGACGGCGGCGACGTGCGCCCGCGCCTGGGCGTACCCGGCGCGCGCCGAGGGCGGCCGCGCCCCAGGGTCGAGCACGTTCCGGCCGATGGCGGCGACCGAGGCGGCGTCCGGGGTGATGACAAGGTGGGGCACGTCCATCCGGGCCAGGATCCGCGCGGCGCTGTGCATCGGGCCGACCGACCGGTCGACCGGCGTCAGCGCGACCACCACGCCGCAGCCGGCGGCGAGGTCGGCGTTGGACCCGGACCGGACGCCGCCGTCGACGAAGGTGCGCGAGCCGATCCGGATCGGCGGGTAGACGCACGGCACCGCGCAGGAGGCGTTGACGGCGTCCTCGAGGCGGACCTCGGGCGTCGAGCCGCGCGGCCCGAACGCCGCCAGCTCGCCGGTCGCCACGTCGACCGCGGTGACGACGAGGTCGCGGTCGGGCCACTCGATCCCGCCGATGCGCTGGGCGACCTGGTCGTAGCGCTCCTCGACCGACGGCGTGCGCCCCTTCGCGGACGCCGTCACGGCGGCCCCGCCGAGCACCCGGCCGAAGCGCTCGAGGTCGCCGCGCGAGCGCAGCAGCGCCCCGGCGAACCGCGCGACCACCGCGCGACCACGCCGAGCCCGATCGAGGCGAGCGGCACCCCGCCGTCCCCGAGCTCGGCCGGCGCGAGCAGCTGGCGGCGGTAGAGCTCCTCGAGGGGGGTGCTGCTGGTGACCTGGGCACCCACGATCGAGCCCGCCGACGTGCCGACCACGCGCTCGGCGTCGGTCAGGTCGACGCCGGCCTCGGCGAGCCCCCACAGCAGCCCGGTCTCCCAGGCGATGCCCGTGATGCCGCCGCCGCCGCCCAGGACCAGTCCTCGTGTCGTCACCCGGCCAGTGTGCCCGGGTCGACCGCACCGACTTGCGTGGGCGTCCGTGGCTGGCAGGGTGGACGGCATGACGGACGACGATCCTGGGACCACCGAGCAGGAGGAGGAGGACAACCGCCTCGCGCTGGGTGTCGCCTTCGGCGCACCGATCGGGGTGGTCCTGTCGCTGCTGCTCGACAACTGGGCGCTGCTGGGCGTCGGGATCGCGCTGGGCCTGGTCTGGGCGGTTCTGCCGAGCGGGAAGGACCGGCGGTCCAGGTGAGCGGGCACGGCACGTCGCAGTGGCAGGTCCGCGCCAACCTCTACCGCGGGTGGCGGGCGCTGGGCGGCCGCCTCACCCTCGACACCGAGGCCCTGTCGTTCGAGCCGCACGGCCTCGAACGCGCGCTCGGTGGCGGCGTCCACTACCGCGCTCCCCTGGCCCAGATCAGCTCGGTCGCAGTTGCCCGACGAGGCTTCCCGCGCAAGCGGCTGGTCGTCGTGACCGCCGACGGCACCGAGGCCCGGTTCCTGGTGCCCAAGGTCGAGGCCCGCGCGGCCGACCTCCGCCGGGCGGTCCCGAGCCTCTGACCGGCTACCTCGCCACCCGCAACGTCTGCAGCGACGCGTCGGCGGCGTAGGCGATCCGGACGCCGGCCGCCCGCGCCGCGTCGAGCGCGGCCAGGGTCGCCGCGGTGACCTGCTCGCCGGGGGCGAGCACCGGGATGCCGGGCGGGTAGGGCGCCACCAGCTCGACGCTCACCCGGCCGAGCGCCTCGGTGAGCGGCACCGCCTCGGCGTCGGCGAAGTAGGCCTGCCGCGGCGTCATCACCGACACCGGCTCCACGGCGTAGGTCGCCGCGGGGGCGACCGGTCGCGGGGCGCCGCGGTGCCGCTCGATCGAGTCGGTCACCGCGTCGACGAGCGCGCCCAGCGAGTCCGCGGTGTCGGCGAGCGACACCACCGCGACGAGGGTGTCGCGCTCCGCGGCCTCGACGGGCAGCCCGGCGGCGAGCAGGTCGTCCTCGACGCGGACGCCGTGCGCACCGGTGCCGGGGAGCACCAACGTGAGCTTGAGCGGGTCGACGCCGTCGCCGCCGAGGACGACGAGACCCTCGACCTCGGCCAGCCGCTGCCGGGCCCCGCGGACGGCGTCGAGGGCGACGCCGAGCAGTGCCTCGCCGTCGCGCTCGAGGAGGGCCCGCGCCGCGTCGGTGCTGGCCAGGATGGCGCCCGCCGGGCTGGTCGTCGCGGTGGCCTCCACCCCGGCGTCGAGGCGTGCGGCGTCGATCCGGTCGGCGCGGGCCAGCACCAGCGCGGCCTGGCTCCAGGCCGGCAGCGTCTTGTGGGCGCTGACGACCATCGCGTCGGCGCCGAGGGCGAGGGCATGGTCGGGCAGCGCGGGGTGGAAGCCGAAGTGGGCGGCCCACGCGGCGTCGACGACGAGCGGGGCGCCGTGCGCGTGCGCCACCCCGGCCAGCCCGGCGACGTCGCCGACGGTGCCGACGTAGGACGGGTCGCCGACGAGCACCGCGCGGGCCTCGGGGTGCGCCTCGAGCGCGCGCGCGACACTGGCGGGGGCGACGCCGAGCGGCAGGCCGGTGCGCGGGTCGGTCTCGGGGCGGACCCACACCGGCGTCAGCCCCGCGACCACCAGCCCGAGGAGCAGCGAGCGGTGCAGCGTGCGGCTGACGACCACCGTGTCGCCGTCGCCGCCGAGCGCGAGCGCCAGCGCCTGGTTGGCGTGGGTCGCCCCGCCGACCGAGAACCGCGCGACGTCGGCGCCCCACAGCCGGGCGGCCCGGGCCTCGGCCTCGGCGAGCACGCCCCCGCTGAGCTTCATCGTGTCGAGGCCGGCGTACAGCGGGACGTCCCCGGCGACGACGTCGCCGACCAGGTCGTGGCGCTGCTTGTGCCCGGGGATGGTGAACGGCGTGGGCCGCTGCTCCTGGAAGCGCAGCCACGCGTCGAGGAGCGGCGCGTCGCCGCGCAGGCCGCGCGGGTCAGTCGCCACGGTGGCCCGCCGCCCAGGCCGGGAGGACGGCGACAAGCGCGCGGGCCAGGGCCCGCACCTGCCGCAGGTCGACCCACTCGTCGACGGCGTGCAGGCCGCCGCCGGAGGGTCCGCAGACCAGGGTGGGGCAGCTCGCCTGCCACAGCGGCGCCTCCATCCAGTACGGCGCGTCGAAGCTCGCCCCGGTGCCGAGCGCCCGGCCGAGGAGCCCGGCGAGGTCGGCCGCGGCGCCGTGGTCGTCGAGCCGCCACGCCTCGCGGCTGGCCACCAGCTCGCTGGTGGCCCGCATCGCCGGGGTCAGGAGGGCGTCGACCTCGGCGTGCGCGGCGGCCGAGCCGGGCTCGGTCGTGCGGCGCTCGACGACGCACTCGGCGTGGTCGGGCACGACGAACGCCGACCCGCCGCCACGCACCACGGTGACCGCGAGCTCGCCGCCGCCGGCCCGGACGCCCGGCGCGGCGCCGTCGACGGCGTGCAGGAAGCGGCCCAGCGCGGTGACCGCGTTGACGCCGAGCTCGGGCTGTGAGCTGTGCGCGGCCCGGCCCTCGAAGCGCACCCGCACCACCGCGAAGCCGCGCAGCGAGCGGGCCAGCGCGAGGTCGGTCGGCTCGGCGACCAGACACACGTCGGGCCGGACCCCCAGCCCGGGAAGCGCCGCGATCACGGCCTCGCTCCCGAGGCTCGCGTCCTCCTCGTCGGCGACCAGCGCCAGCACCGGCCGCACCCGCGCGCCCGCGGCGAGCAGGGCCTCGGCGGCGGCGACGACGGCCGCGACCCCGCCCTTCATGTCGGCGGCGCCGCGCCCGACCAGCCGGTCGCCGTCGACCCGGGCGGCGAAGGGCGCCGCCATCCCGCTCGTGCCGACGGTGTCGAGGTGCCCGTTGAGGACGACGGTCGGGACGTCGTCCGCCCCCGGCGCGACGGCGACCAGGCTGGGCCGGTCGGGGCGGCCGGCGGCGGGCACGACGTGCGTGGCGAACCCCGACCGGGCCAGTCGCGCCCGCAGGTGCTCGACGATCGCCGTCTCGCCGGCCGCGCCCGGCACCAGGCCGGGGTTGACGCTGTCGATCGCGACGAGCTCGGCGGCGAGGTCGGCGGCCACCTGGCCCACGTCGGCGGGTGCACCGCTCACGACCGGAGCACCTTCTCCATCGGCCGGCCCCTCGCCAGCTCGTCGACGAGCTTGTCGAGGTAGCGGATCTGCTGCATGAGCGGGTCCTCGACGTCCTGGACGCGCACGCCGCACACCGAGCCGGTGATCAGCGCGACCCCCGGGTTCACCTCGGCCGCGGCGAAGAAGTCCGCGAACGTCGTCCCTGCGTCGAGGTGGGCGGCCAGCGCCCTCTCGTCGAAGCCGGTGAGCCAGGCGATCACCTGGTCGAGCTCGGCCTTCGTGCGGCCCTTCTTCTCGACCTTGGCCACGTAGTGGGGGTAGACCGACGCGACGCTGACGCTGAAGATCCGGCTCATCCTGGGCAGGGTAGTCCCCGGCACCGACGCCGCCCCGGCTCGTTCCACGGGTCGCGCAGGGTCAGGCCGGCGGATCCCAGCCGAGCATCGTCGCGAGCTCGTCGCCGAGGGTCATCGGGTTGAACGGTTTCGAGATGACGCCGGCGACGTTCATGTCGTCCCACGGCTGCGGGCCGCCCACCTGGAGCTTGGCGGTCAGCAGGACGACCGGGATGTCGGCGGTCCTCTCGTCGGACTGGAGGGCGGCGAAGGTGGCCCGGCCGTCGATGATCGGCATCATCAGGTCGAGCAGCACGAGGTCGGGACGGTGGGTCTGCGCGAGCAGGATCGCGGCCTCGCCGCCGCTGGCGGGGATCACCGTCCAGCCGGCGACCACCTCCAGCGTCACCTGGGTGATCTCGCGGATGGAGTCGTCGTCGTCGACGATCAGCACGGTGGGCGGCGTGGTCACGGCACCCGCCCGTCGTCGACGCCCCGGAAGGTGCCCGCGTAGTAGGTCTGGCGGTCGATGGTCGCCACGCTCACGTCGCCGGTGCGGCCCAGGACGCGCGCGGCGTGCCGGCCGAAGGAGAGGTCGTCGTCGTTGAAGGCGCAGATGTCCCACCCGACCACGGCCTCGGCCTCGGCCAGCACCGTGCCGATCCGGTGGATCATCGCCTGGAAGGCCCGGCTGCGCCGGTGCTCGCGCTGGACCAGCGTGAAGCCGATGTAGTAGACCGCGTCGCGCGCGAACTGCTCGGGGTAGTGGTGGCGGAAGTAGGCCGGGCTGATCCACGGGACGGTCTCGAGCTGGTTGGTCAGCGTCGACATGCCGATCGCGGTGCCGTCGCTGGAGCGGGCGACGTACTTCGCGACGCGCGGGTCCTCCATCTCCTCGAGGAACTCCTCGCGGTGCAGCAGCTGGCGGGCGACGGCCTTCGTCTCGAGCTCGCCGAAGGTCTCGCGGTACAGCGCGTAGTAGGCCTCGGCGGTCTCGACGTCGACCTTCTCCTCGACCGTGACCTCGAGGTCGCCGCGCGAGCTCACGACCGTCCCCAGCCGGCGACCTCGTAGGCGGCGATCGCCAGGGCGCACACGGGCCTGACGGTGCAGTGCGCGGTGACGATCGCGGTGTGGACCTCGCCGAAGTCGATCCCGCGGTTGGCGGCCATGTCGGCCAGGCTGAGCCGGATCTGCTCGTCGACCGAGGCCTCGCTGCCCCCGGTGTGCTCGACGAACAGGCCGCCGATCTCGGGGTGGATCGTCCAGCCGAGGCCGGCGGAGACGATCTCGCCCGGGTGGTCGGCGTAGGCGACGGACTCCACGCAGTAGAGCCGGTCGCCGTGCGCCCCCGGGAGCGTCTCGGAGGTCCGCGACACGTTGGCGCGCGGGGGGATCACCGACGAGAGCGGGATCAGGTTGAAGTCGGCCACCCCGGCACCGAGCAGGGCGGTGTCGAAGGCGGAGAGCAGGGTGCGGCCCTCGCCGACGGCGGTCCTGACGGTGATCTCGAGCGGGGTGTCGTGCGTTCCGGTCACGTGCGGATGCCTCTTCCTGGGAGTACTGGTGGGGTGGCGAGCAGCTCGAGCACCCGGTCCTCGACCGCGGTCGGGTCGACCCGGCTCTTGGTGACGAAGCTGGTGCGCCCGAGCGTCAGTCGTGGGCGGTCGTGGGGCTCGACGTCGGCGGCGCTGTAGACGATGACGTCGAGGTCGGCGGTCCGGGGGTCGAGCGCGAGTCCGGCGACCAGGTCGTGGCCGGTCCCGTCGGGCAGGGCGACGTCGAGGATCAGCAGCCGCGGCGTGTTCCGGG
It encodes the following:
- a CDS encoding patatin-like phospholipase family protein, with translation MVARFAGALLRSRGDLERFGRVLGGAAVTASAKGRTPSVEERYDQVAQRIGGIEWPDRDLVVTAVDVATGELAAFGPRGSTPEVRLEDAVNASCAVPCVYPPIRIGSRTFVDGGVRSGSNADLAAGCGVVVALTPVDRSVGPMHSAARILARMDVPHLVITPDAASVAAIGRNVLDPGARPPSARAGYAQARAHVAAVRELWG
- a CDS encoding DUF4337 domain-containing protein codes for the protein MTDDDPGTTEQEEEDNRLALGVAFGAPIGVVLSLLLDNWALLGVGIALGLVWAVLPSGKDRRSR
- a CDS encoding aminotransferase class I/II-fold pyridoxal phosphate-dependent enzyme, with the translated sequence MATDPRGLRGDAPLLDAWLRFQEQRPTPFTIPGHKQRHDLVGDVVAGDVPLYAGLDTMKLSGGVLAEAEARAARLWGADVARFSVGGATHANQALALALGGDGDTVVVSRTLHRSLLLGLVVAGLTPVWVRPETDPRTGLPLGVAPASVARALEAHPEARAVLVGDPSYVGTVGDVAGLAGVAHAHGAPLVVDAAWAAHFGFHPALPDHALALGADAMVVSAHKTLPAWSQAALVLARADRIDAARLDAGVEATATTSPAGAILASTDAARALLERDGEALLGVALDAVRGARQRLAEVEGLVVLGGDGVDPLKLTLVLPGTGAHGVRVEDDLLAAGLPVEAAERDTLVAVVSLADTADSLGALVDAVTDSIERHRGAPRPVAPAATYAVEPVSVMTPRQAYFADAEAVPLTEALGRVSVELVAPYPPGIPVLAPGEQVTAATLAALDAARAAGVRIAYAADASLQTLRVAR
- a CDS encoding DnaJ family domain-containing protein, encoding MDEKDEQVEGRDVRTGRSAAAARMAQQHLWVDEQVRRAMERGEFDDLPGAGKPIEGLGGDHDPDWWLKKLVERENIAVLPMSVQLRKEDADLDDRLDKIAFEAEVRRVLVDFNQRVVAARYRAPEGPPLVTMPRDVDATVAAWAGRRAERRAAARARAEQAASEARPRRWWQRRPGSRDGS
- a CDS encoding dienelactone hydrolase family protein → MELTEIAVPTGTAQAHLARPPAGAGPGVLFFMDAIGLRPQIAAMCDRIASWGYVVLAPNVFHREGDVDAVGPHRDLTEPGAREEFFAAAMPRVGRLTADLAVPDIAAYVAALRGLEGVDAGPIGVTGYCMGARLAVRAATGHPGDVVACGGFHGGGLVTDEPDSPHAGLGSARAAFVFGHADHDGSMPPEAVATLGATLEQHGLEATNEVYAGAPHGYTMADTAMYDEAAAERHFAALQQLLARTLRPGSSPAVW
- a CDS encoding HpcH/HpaI aldolase/citrate lyase family protein, with amino-acid sequence MPASQSAKDFFRPLAVGAPTPLTEIPFRPSRAIHFFDPSNPKMAAKIPAMVGTVDVLLGNLEDAVKADNKVAAREGLVRIGQETEGLGGGGPTQLWTRINSLDSPWALDDLTTLVPAIGDRLDVVMVPKVQGAEDIHYVDRLLAQLEARAGLDRPILVHAILETARGVANVEEICGASPRMQGLSLGPADLAADRRMKTTRVGGGHPGYLVRQDPPIDELGVAQVEAARATHQQDLWHYTIARMVDACAMHGIYPYYGPFGDIADTVACEDQFRNAFLLGCVGTWSLHPKQIAIANRVFSPSVEDVAHARRVAAAMGDGTGAVMLDGKMEDDASLKQCLVMVELAEQLAAIDPELRAAYDAIPSGEEA
- a CDS encoding nitroreductase family protein, which codes for MEFQDVVRRRRMVRNYADEPVDRAIIDRALENATRAPSAGFSQGWAFVVLDTPADVERFWRASSDDVDDPNPWLAGMMRAPVVILPCSSKDAYLDRYAEPDKGWTDRDEARWPLPFWHMDAAMASLLILQTVTDAGLGACFFGVVPERAGDVREEFAIPPDHDPVGVITVGHPRPGGAKGSPSRRERRPWQESVRRGGWPR
- a CDS encoding DEAD/DEAH box helicase family protein, whose product is MHLVFLFGPQAVGKMTVGRELARLTPYRLFHNHATIEPLLEVFEWDDPGFQRLKEEFRRRVVEEALASGLPGLVLTYVWALDVAEDTAAVERLTAPVLAAGGRVDHVELYADVDTRLGREGTPLRLEAKPSKRDVEWQRAHLLEWGREYRLSTGPDQPFPLDAPHHRVDNTDLSPTAAARRIVDLLGLPLR
- a CDS encoding patatin-like phospholipase family protein yields the protein MTTRGLVLGGGGGITGIAWETGLLWGLAEAGVDLTDAERVVGTSAGSIVGAQVTSSTPLEELYRRQLLAPAELGDGGVPLASIGLGVVARWSRGSPGRCCARAATSSASAGCSAGPP
- a CDS encoding serine hydrolase domain-containing protein, which translates into the protein MRRRSQCWRTTLGAAVAAALVTSGALVAPATAGPATAEPAPRGAAATSGEAAPAPPPGPRLRQALRRVVRAGAVAATFEVVDRGDRSGGSAGSARLAPRRAASDQARFRAASVTKQLTAVLALQQVQRGRWTLGTTIGDVLPGLWPARSDVTLGELLSHRSGVPDYLAALVADATTNARFLAAISPRRTDRELVGVAKQLPWLFEPGTSFGYSNTGYVIVGLMLRRATGRSLTALAQQRILRPARMTESTWAVGRRMPAPRLREYADLGGRRPLDLGSFNPTMFSAAGALLTTTRDLNRFQVALSRGRLLAPRLVDTMRSTVTRADDPAGIGVAYGYGSYRIPDPCRPGRWLFGHDGASFGTHTLSFSSRDGRRRVTAALTGRQYADPEQPAYVALNRLLGAAFASTCRGPVAAPVPSARPAPTTDGLLPGPPLAPAR
- a CDS encoding HpcH/HpaI aldolase/citrate lyase family protein yields the protein MPGSNARALEKARSIPCDGLILDLEDAVAPDAKAAARDAACAAAASGGYGRRTVTIRVNGIGTEWHDADLAAASAAGPAAVVVPKVDSAAAVQGLVAAMERAGAPDHTKLWAMVETPAAILDALAIARASERLTVLVLGTNDLVKELYAEHVPGRAPILPSLHTVLLAARAAGIAVLDGVHNDVKDTEGFLAECDQGRQMGFDGKTLIHPGQVDGANAAFAPSAQAVEDARGLVAAWGAGAGSGVVTFHGRMVENLHVESARRTLSIAEAVAALEG